A region of Arabidopsis thaliana chromosome 5, partial sequence DNA encodes the following proteins:
- a CDS encoding F-box/RNI-like/FBD-like domains-containing protein has translation MDRISHLADEILSKILSFLGTKDVMQTMLLSKRFKSQWLLVPKLEFDDSTHLPETWGYQEPDYGNFRRFVDRSLLSREGRVLQTLFLKLGRQCSYDDIAIWVGIAVKRGLMELKLKYTDSYYPKRSSLPRSLYTCETLVVLKLKKGYLDVPDLVCLRSLKTLSLRDMNYSNASCLLRLLASCPVLEELFIQQGYYDSCALSFKIILPCLKKLSYLPKRKKKYSGIDRSEVSGGISGLVLDAPSLKYLHIVDRSGLFSVSEIININAVVKATLEVNASRPEKLLYSLVSVEHIRLCLSATEVVYPVGLGSSFHKLKRLEVCTCKSEWLDLFIHLLEDSPSLQDIKINQCHPVTNPRPQWNQPGSVPRCLSSSLETLEWVEYGGTHEEKELSTYLFKTAVCFKKASFTAKWSGGDANKKLQMLQELALSPRVSPTCELVFN, from the exons ATGGATAGAATCAGTCACTTAGCTGACGAAATCTTATCGaagattttgtcttttcttggGACAAAAGATGTTATGCAAACTATGCTCTTGTCTAAACGCTTTAAGTCTCAGTGGTTGTTGGTGCCAAAACTTGAGTTCGATGATAGCACTCACTTGCCTGAAACTTGGGGATATCAAGAGCCTGATTATGGGAATTTTCGACGGTTTGTGGACAGATCGTTGCTGTCACGTGAAGGTCGTGTTCTACAAACTCTGTTTCTCAAGTTAGGTCGACAATGTTCATATGATGATATTGCGATTTGGGTTGGAATCGCAGTGAAACGTGGTCTAATGGAGCTGAAACTCAAATACACTGACAGCTATTATCCAAAGCGTAGTTCTCTTCCAAGAAGTCTTTACACTTGTGAAACACTTGTGGTcttgaaattgaagaaaggTTATTTGGATGTTCCTGATCTCGTTTGTCTTAGGTCTCTGAAAACTTTATCGCTCAGAGATATGAATTACTCCAACGCCAGTTGTCTCCTTAGACTTTTAGCCAGTTGTCCTGTTCTTGAAGAGTTGTTCATACAACAAGGTTACTATGATTCCTGCGCGTTGAGTTTCAAGATTATACTGCCTTGCTTGAAGAAGTTATCTTATctcccaaaaagaaaaaaaaagtattctgGGATTGACCGATCTGAAGTTTCTGGTGGAATTTCAGGACTTGTGTTAGATGCTCCTTCTTTGAAATACTTGCACATTGTAGATCGCTCGGGTCTTTTTTCGGTTAGCGAGATTATCAACATCAATGCTGTAGTGAAAGCCACTCTTGAGGTTAATGCCAGCCGACCCGAGAAGCTTCTGTATTCTCTTGTTTCCGTTGAGCATATTCGTTTATGTTTATCTGCTACAGAG GTTGTGTATCCTGTTGGACTTGGTAGCTCCTTCCATAAACTCAAACGGTTGGAGGTTTGTACATGCAAATCTGAGTGGCTCGATCTATTCATCCATCTGCTCGAAGATTCGCCTAGCTTACAGgatatcaaaatcaatcag TGTCATCCTGTTACAAATCCCCGACCTCAATGGAATCAACCGGGCTCTGTTCCAAGATGTTTATCCTCAAGTCTTGAAACTTTGGAGTGGGTAGAGTATGGAGGAACGCATGAAGAGAAAGAACTTTCGACATATCTCTTTAAAACCGcagtttgttttaaaaaggcGAGTTTTACCGCTAAATGGAGTGGTGGTGATGCCAACAAGAAACTGCAGATGCTTCAGGAGTTAGCCTTGTCGCCAAGGGTTTCACCCACTTGTGAGCTTGtatttaattga